A genome region from Dickeya dadantii NCPPB 898 includes the following:
- the ssb1 gene encoding single-stranded DNA-binding protein SSB1: protein MASRGVNKVILIGNLGQDPEVRYMPNGGAVANLTLATSDSWRDKQTGEQKERTEWHRVALYGKLAEIAGEYLRKGSQVYIEGQLRTRKWQDQGGQDRYTTEVVVDISGSMQMLGGRTGGGAPAGGGMGNNAGGNPQQGGWGQPQQPQQANQFSGGGQSRPQQSAPMPSNEPPMDFDDDIPF, encoded by the coding sequence ATGGCCAGCAGAGGCGTTAATAAAGTGATTCTTATCGGGAATCTGGGTCAGGACCCGGAAGTCCGTTACATGCCGAACGGCGGCGCAGTCGCTAACCTGACTCTGGCCACGTCGGACAGCTGGCGCGACAAGCAGACCGGCGAGCAGAAAGAACGCACCGAGTGGCACCGCGTGGCGCTGTACGGCAAGCTGGCGGAAATCGCCGGTGAATACCTGCGCAAAGGCTCTCAGGTATATATCGAAGGCCAGCTGCGCACCCGCAAATGGCAGGATCAGGGCGGCCAGGATCGCTACACCACCGAAGTGGTAGTCGATATCTCCGGCAGCATGCAGATGCTGGGCGGTCGCACAGGCGGCGGCGCTCCGGCCGGCGGCGGCATGGGCAACAACGCGGGCGGCAATCCGCAGCAAGGCGGTTGGGGTCAGCCGCAACAGCCGCAGCAAGCTAACCAGTTCAGCGGCGGCGGTCAGTCCCGTCCGCAGCAAAGCGCGCCGATGCCGAGCAACGAGCCGCCGATGGATTTTGATGACGACATTCCGTTCTGA
- a CDS encoding flavin reductase family protein → MNSAISPVELAKAYRLVNHGPTVLVSACHDGVEDVMAAAWCCALDFAPPKLTVVLDKATKTRELLENSGYFAIQVPTAAQLELTNQVGSISLRDNPDKLARCQVELFRTGESDVPLVAGCAAWLLCKLIPESHNQQTYDLFIGEVIGAWADSHVFRDGHWHFEDTDPQWRSLHHVAGGHYYAIGDALDAKES, encoded by the coding sequence ATGAATAGCGCGATTTCACCGGTTGAACTGGCAAAAGCCTATCGACTGGTTAACCACGGGCCGACGGTGCTGGTGTCGGCCTGTCATGACGGCGTGGAGGATGTGATGGCGGCGGCCTGGTGCTGTGCGCTGGATTTCGCACCGCCCAAGCTGACCGTGGTACTGGATAAGGCGACCAAAACACGTGAGCTGCTGGAAAACAGCGGCTATTTTGCCATTCAGGTGCCGACGGCGGCGCAACTGGAACTGACCAATCAGGTCGGCAGCATCAGCCTGCGGGATAATCCGGACAAGCTGGCACGCTGCCAGGTGGAACTGTTTCGCACCGGCGAATCGGATGTTCCGCTGGTTGCCGGTTGCGCCGCCTGGCTGCTGTGCAAACTGATTCCTGAATCCCACAACCAGCAAACTTACGACCTGTTTATCGGCGAGGTCATCGGCGCCTGGGCGGATTCTCACGTATTCCGCGACGGTCACTGGCATTTTGAAGACACCGACCCGCAATGGCGCAGCCTGCACCATGTGGCGGGCGGGCACTACTACGCCATCGGCGATGCGCTGGATGCGAAAGAATCGTGA
- a CDS encoding DUF4255 domain-containing protein, whose amino-acid sequence MIHASINYLTRQLNQYLKNTLNLHDDVVVIANPADDDGKMFPLAKNKLVVFLSNIEREMLPHRSNAAPPGNRFAVTTPPLFVRVSMVVAANFTGSQYAEGLQVIAHAMAFLHKNAQLNRYNAPDMDEAIEQILLEMDSLPRHELGNMWTMLGIRYLPSAVYRLRVKIADSQAIQSQSEGVRQLHTVVTKDYVTKD is encoded by the coding sequence ATGATCCACGCCTCCATCAATTACCTCACCAGGCAATTGAATCAATACCTGAAAAATACCCTGAATCTGCATGACGATGTCGTGGTGATAGCCAACCCAGCCGACGACGATGGCAAGATGTTTCCGCTGGCGAAAAATAAGCTGGTGGTATTTTTGTCGAATATTGAAAGGGAAATGCTGCCCCACCGGAGCAATGCCGCGCCCCCCGGCAACCGCTTCGCGGTGACTACGCCACCGTTATTTGTGCGGGTGTCGATGGTGGTAGCGGCGAATTTTACCGGCTCGCAATACGCGGAAGGATTACAGGTGATCGCCCATGCGATGGCGTTCCTTCATAAGAATGCCCAGCTTAACCGTTATAACGCCCCAGATATGGACGAGGCAATTGAGCAAATATTATTAGAAATGGACAGCCTGCCGCGTCATGAGCTGGGAAATATGTGGACGATGCTGGGAATCCGCTATTTACCGTCGGCGGTATATCGCCTGCGGGTAAAAATTGCCGACAGTCAGGCGATTCAGTCTCAGTCGGAAGGCGTCAGGCAGTTGCATACTGTCGTGACAAAGGATTACGTGACCAAGGATTAA
- a CDS encoding phage tail sheath family protein, producing MGVMKTPGVYIVEKNAFPNSVVEVATAVPAFIGYTEKAENGGVSLRNKAWRITSMSDFRHYFGGAPLHKFDIVEKTDTVLGDAAFSQAGKTYALTQANTRYLLYYSMLFFFQNGGGPCYIISVGGYQDAIDADTLKNGIAPLLKEPEPTMVLTPEAVCLKEDDCINVQQAVLAHCGGTMKNRVAILDVWEGYKDRQDPSGDCIANFRSKLGINYLDYATAYYPWLNTSIIQDSEISFANVNNPDILTTALNAEIAGAFKELDGLSAEQLNSGGNKLKAAKKQQMLDEVAKLTVEQSEAEKTLLHKILFSISPIYKSVLENIRRQQNQLPPAASMAGIYTMVDNARGVWKAPANVSLNAVVSPSVNISADEQEDLNVTTQGKSINALRTFTGEGTLVWGARTLDGNSLDWRYVNVRRTMIMLEESIKQAAKAYVFEPNTANTWVSMESMIENFLFGIWKRGGLAGASPEDAYSVDVGLGKTMTPQDILEGILRITVLVAISRPAEFIEITFQQQMQKS from the coding sequence ATGGGCGTGATGAAAACCCCGGGCGTTTATATTGTCGAAAAAAATGCCTTCCCCAATTCAGTGGTGGAAGTCGCCACCGCGGTGCCGGCATTTATCGGCTATACCGAAAAAGCAGAAAATGGCGGCGTATCGCTACGCAATAAAGCCTGGCGCATTACGTCTATGTCGGATTTTCGTCATTATTTCGGCGGCGCGCCGCTGCATAAATTCGATATCGTCGAAAAAACCGATACGGTATTGGGCGACGCCGCGTTCAGCCAGGCCGGCAAAACCTATGCCCTCACTCAGGCCAATACCCGCTATCTGCTGTATTACAGCATGCTGTTCTTTTTCCAGAACGGCGGCGGCCCCTGCTACATCATCTCAGTGGGCGGCTATCAGGATGCGATCGACGCCGACACCCTGAAAAACGGCATCGCGCCGCTGCTCAAGGAGCCGGAACCGACTATGGTGCTGACGCCTGAAGCGGTATGCCTGAAAGAAGACGACTGCATCAACGTACAGCAGGCGGTGCTGGCTCACTGCGGCGGCACCATGAAAAACCGCGTCGCCATTCTCGACGTTTGGGAAGGCTATAAAGACAGACAGGACCCCAGCGGCGACTGCATCGCCAACTTCCGTTCCAAACTGGGCATCAACTATCTGGATTACGCCACCGCGTATTACCCGTGGCTGAACACCTCGATCATTCAGGACAGCGAGATCAGCTTCGCCAACGTCAATAACCCGGACATCCTGACCACGGCGCTGAACGCCGAGATCGCCGGGGCGTTCAAAGAGCTGGACGGGCTGAGCGCCGAGCAGTTGAACAGCGGCGGCAATAAGCTGAAAGCGGCCAAAAAGCAGCAGATGCTGGACGAAGTCGCCAAACTGACGGTGGAGCAGAGCGAAGCGGAAAAAACGCTGCTGCATAAGATCCTGTTCTCCATCAGCCCCATCTACAAAAGCGTGCTGGAAAACATCCGACGCCAGCAGAACCAACTGCCGCCGGCCGCGTCGATGGCGGGCATCTACACCATGGTGGATAACGCGCGCGGCGTGTGGAAAGCCCCGGCCAACGTCAGCCTGAACGCGGTGGTTTCCCCCAGCGTGAACATCAGCGCCGACGAACAGGAAGACCTGAACGTCACCACCCAGGGCAAATCGATCAACGCGCTGCGCACCTTCACCGGCGAAGGCACGCTGGTGTGGGGCGCCCGCACGCTGGACGGCAACAGCCTCGACTGGCGCTACGTCAACGTGCGCCGGACCATGATCATGCTGGAAGAATCAATCAAACAGGCCGCCAAAGCCTACGTGTTCGAACCCAACACCGCCAATACCTGGGTATCGATGGAGAGCATGATAGAAAACTTCCTGTTCGGGATCTGGAAACGCGGCGGGCTGGCGGGCGCCTCGCCGGAAGACGCCTACAGCGTGGACGTCGGGCTCGGCAAAACCATGACGCCACAGGACATTCTGGAAGGGATCCTGCGCATTACCGTGCTGGTGGCGATTAGCCGCCCGGCCGAGTTTATCGAAATTACCTTCCAGCAGCAGATGCAGAAATCCTGA
- a CDS encoding phage tail protein yields MADDGSAQSNTVWPMPKFHFEVKWDGGAGASMVASFQEITGLDIEAQIIEYRAGNSPVFSTIKMPGIIKSGNVTLKKGIFVKDNNFYDWFSKIKMNTIARTAVTINLLDESGSPAMTWKLKNAWPTKVSGTDLKSDGNEVAIETIELAHEGLEVSV; encoded by the coding sequence ATGGCAGATGACGGTTCCGCTCAGTCGAACACCGTATGGCCGATGCCCAAATTTCACTTTGAAGTGAAATGGGACGGCGGCGCGGGCGCCAGTATGGTGGCGTCGTTTCAGGAAATTACCGGCCTGGATATCGAAGCGCAGATCATCGAATACCGCGCCGGCAACAGCCCGGTATTTTCCACCATCAAAATGCCCGGCATTATCAAATCCGGCAACGTGACGCTGAAAAAAGGCATTTTCGTCAAAGACAATAACTTCTACGACTGGTTCTCGAAAATAAAGATGAACACCATCGCCCGCACCGCCGTCACCATCAATTTGCTGGATGAAAGCGGCAGCCCGGCCATGACGTGGAAGCTCAAAAATGCCTGGCCGACCAAAGTCAGCGGTACCGATTTGAAATCAGACGGCAATGAAGTGGCGATTGAAACCATCGAGCTGGCACACGAAGGGCTGGAAGTGTCGGTGTAA
- a CDS encoding phage tail protein: protein MQKKSPGGDWPLPAFYFSVEIDNSGDDQAFQEVAGIESRMETEAFTEGGNNSVYYLPTAVKQGPLMLRRGLSPADSPLVRWCKSCFEGQLNRPIVTKEVSVSLLDERGDPLRIWLFYNAYPISWKIGRFHAARNDVAIEEIVLCFSRSKRKQ, encoded by the coding sequence ATGCAAAAAAAATCGCCCGGCGGCGACTGGCCGCTACCCGCGTTTTATTTCAGCGTGGAAATCGACAACAGCGGCGACGACCAGGCTTTTCAGGAAGTGGCCGGCATCGAATCGCGCATGGAAACCGAAGCGTTCACCGAAGGCGGCAATAACAGCGTCTATTACCTGCCGACCGCGGTGAAACAGGGGCCGCTGATGCTGCGCCGCGGCCTCAGCCCCGCCGACTCGCCGCTGGTGCGCTGGTGTAAAAGCTGTTTCGAAGGGCAGTTGAATCGACCGATCGTCACCAAAGAGGTAAGCGTCAGTTTGCTGGATGAACGCGGCGATCCCCTGCGGATTTGGCTGTTTTATAACGCTTATCCGATCAGCTGGAAAATCGGTCGCTTCCACGCCGCCCGTAATGACGTAGCGATTGAAGAGATCGTGCTGTGTTTCAGTCGTTCCAAACGCAAACAGTAA
- a CDS encoding LysM peptidoglycan-binding domain-containing protein produces the protein MQKLNIRTLDKKQQFDVMLNPAGIRHEHGINYTNRAAAGNRALGSLAPRLAFASYQSESLSFEMMIDGTGVVEQPQKPDVAGQIAQLKNVVYRYVGDKHEPCVVVLTWGTLSFKGRLTRLAIRYSLFDAAGAPLRATVELRFDNYLDNSEQALRANRSSPDLTHSVVVKQGDTLPQLCHAVYQDSAYYVAVARYNNLTSVRHIVPGTRLYFPPLA, from the coding sequence ATGCAGAAGCTGAATATCCGCACCCTCGACAAAAAACAGCAATTTGATGTGATGCTCAACCCCGCCGGCATCCGCCATGAGCACGGCATCAATTACACCAACCGCGCCGCCGCGGGCAATCGCGCGCTCGGCAGCCTGGCGCCGCGGCTCGCTTTCGCCAGCTATCAGAGTGAAAGCCTCAGCTTCGAGATGATGATTGACGGCACCGGTGTGGTGGAGCAGCCGCAAAAACCGGACGTCGCCGGTCAAATCGCCCAGCTCAAAAACGTGGTGTACCGCTATGTCGGCGACAAGCACGAGCCCTGCGTAGTGGTGCTGACCTGGGGCACGCTGTCGTTCAAAGGGCGGCTGACCCGCCTCGCCATCCGCTATTCGCTGTTCGACGCCGCCGGCGCGCCGTTGCGCGCTACCGTCGAACTGCGTTTCGACAACTATCTGGACAACAGCGAGCAGGCGCTGCGCGCCAACCGCTCCTCGCCTGACCTCACCCACAGCGTGGTGGTGAAACAGGGCGATACCCTGCCGCAGCTCTGCCACGCTGTCTATCAGGACAGCGCCTACTACGTGGCGGTGGCCCGTTACAACAATCTGACCAGCGTGCGTCATATTGTGCCCGGCACCCGCCTCTACTTTCCCCCACTGGCCTAA
- the vgrG gene encoding type VI secretion system tip protein VgrG, giving the protein MADSPATHSDGVVTCTIKSNGAEIGNDIPLLSLHVCKRVNHIARAELVMVDGDMPQNRFPLSSGDLFKPGNSLTIAAGYASQEQLLFEGIIIRHGISIGGAGHSRLVIECRDKAIGMTVARRNDNYLKQKDSDILRRLIGRCAGLSARVDATTTQHDELVQFNCTDWDFLLARAEANGLVVCNDDNTVAVTAPKLNASPVLTVTYGDDLISLTADIDARHQFTSVTGVGWDIKNQQPVQEKAAAQSVSKQGNLSADELAKVLGLAEYRLQSATPLVNTALRDWARGQQVKSALSRLRGTLTCQGSARARINTLIELAGVGARFNGHLYVSGVRHHIQDGQWLTHIDFGMPPVWSAEHRDLTPPPAAGLLPGVDGLQIGIVKKLDGDPEQQHRVQVSVPVMQAENDGVWARLASYYASTGIGAQFMPEVGDEVVLGYFNNNPSDPVILGSLYSSKNPPPVAPEAKNTLKTLMTRSQLTLQFNEEDKSITLTTPGGNQAVLSDKGKTVTLQDQNGNSVTLDSSGITLDSPKNITLNAKGKIELSAASAINISAKANVTAEGMNVSLSAKTGLTAKGTATAELSASGQTVVKGGIVMIN; this is encoded by the coding sequence ATGGCGGACTCCCCGGCAACACACAGCGACGGCGTGGTGACCTGCACCATCAAGAGTAACGGCGCCGAGATCGGCAACGATATCCCGCTGTTATCGCTTCACGTCTGTAAACGGGTGAACCATATCGCCCGCGCGGAACTGGTGATGGTGGACGGCGACATGCCGCAAAACCGTTTTCCGCTCAGCAGCGGCGATCTGTTCAAGCCGGGCAACAGCCTGACCATCGCGGCCGGTTACGCCAGCCAGGAACAGCTGTTGTTCGAGGGAATCATCATTCGCCACGGCATCAGCATCGGCGGCGCAGGGCATTCACGACTGGTGATCGAGTGTCGGGATAAAGCCATCGGCATGACGGTGGCCCGCCGCAACGACAACTACCTCAAACAGAAAGACAGCGACATTTTACGCCGGCTGATTGGCCGCTGCGCCGGACTCAGCGCCCGTGTCGACGCCACGACGACCCAGCACGACGAACTGGTGCAGTTCAACTGCACCGACTGGGACTTTCTGCTCGCCAGAGCGGAAGCCAACGGGCTGGTGGTGTGTAACGACGACAACACCGTCGCCGTTACCGCCCCCAAACTGAACGCCTCGCCGGTGTTGACCGTCACCTACGGCGACGACCTGATTTCGCTCACCGCCGACATCGACGCCCGCCACCAGTTTACCTCGGTGACCGGCGTCGGCTGGGACATCAAAAACCAGCAGCCGGTACAGGAAAAAGCCGCCGCCCAGTCCGTCAGCAAGCAGGGCAACCTCAGCGCCGACGAACTGGCAAAAGTGCTGGGGCTAGCGGAATACCGGCTGCAAAGCGCCACGCCGCTGGTGAATACCGCGCTACGGGACTGGGCGCGCGGCCAGCAGGTGAAGTCCGCCCTCTCCCGCCTGCGCGGCACCCTGACCTGTCAGGGCAGTGCCCGGGCGCGCATCAACACCCTGATCGAGCTGGCCGGGGTCGGCGCGCGCTTTAACGGCCACCTCTACGTCAGCGGCGTCCGCCATCACATTCAGGACGGCCAGTGGCTGACCCACATCGACTTCGGTATGCCGCCGGTGTGGTCGGCCGAGCACCGGGATCTGACGCCGCCGCCCGCCGCCGGCCTGCTGCCCGGCGTGGACGGATTACAGATAGGCATCGTCAAAAAACTGGATGGCGACCCGGAGCAGCAGCACCGCGTTCAGGTATCGGTGCCGGTGATGCAGGCGGAAAACGACGGCGTCTGGGCGCGGCTGGCCAGTTACTACGCCTCGACCGGCATCGGAGCGCAATTCATGCCGGAGGTGGGTGACGAAGTAGTGCTGGGCTACTTCAACAACAACCCGTCCGACCCGGTGATCCTCGGCAGCCTTTACAGCAGCAAGAACCCGCCGCCGGTCGCGCCGGAAGCCAAAAACACCCTCAAAACGCTGATGACCCGCAGCCAGCTGACGTTGCAGTTCAACGAAGAGGACAAGTCGATCACCCTGACCACCCCGGGCGGCAATCAGGCGGTGCTGAGCGACAAGGGCAAAACGGTGACGTTGCAGGACCAAAACGGCAACAGCGTCACGCTGGATTCCTCCGGCATCACGCTGGACAGCCCGAAGAACATCACCCTCAACGCCAAAGGGAAAATCGAGCTGAGCGCCGCCAGCGCCATCAACATCAGCGCCAAAGCCAACGTCACCGCCGAGGGGATGAACGTCAGCCTGTCGGCCAAAACCGGCCTGACCGCCAAGGGAACCGCCACCGCCGAACTGTCGGCCTCCGGCCAAACGGTGGTGAAAGGCGGCATCGTGATGATCAACTAG
- a CDS encoding PAAR domain-containing protein: protein MPPAARLTDLHACPMVTPGLPPIPHVGGPVIGPGVPTVLIGKLPAAVLGDNCVCVGPPDVIVKGSATVLIGGKPAARLGDTTAHGGNIALGDFTVLIGG, encoded by the coding sequence ATGCCACCCGCCGCCCGCCTAACCGATTTACACGCCTGCCCGATGGTGACGCCGGGGTTGCCGCCGATTCCCCATGTCGGTGGCCCGGTGATCGGCCCCGGCGTGCCAACGGTATTAATCGGCAAATTGCCGGCGGCGGTGCTGGGCGACAACTGTGTGTGCGTCGGGCCGCCGGACGTCATCGTCAAAGGCTCCGCCACCGTGCTGATCGGCGGTAAGCCCGCCGCCCGACTTGGCGATACCACCGCGCACGGCGGCAATATCGCGCTCGGCGACTTCACCGTATTGATAGGAGGATAA
- a CDS encoding GPW/gp25 family protein, with amino-acid sequence MDNDHAFLGTGWGFPPRFDAAAQSIGMVSGDEDVRQSLGLLLSTRPGERIMAPEYGCDIQGMVFEDLTLSTLTDMKTRIEQAILFFEPRIRLQAIVIDNDRAIDGKLLIHIDYTLIATNTRSNMVYPFYLREGTLVANP; translated from the coding sequence GTGGATAACGATCATGCGTTTCTCGGCACCGGCTGGGGGTTCCCGCCGCGGTTTGACGCCGCCGCACAAAGCATCGGGATGGTAAGCGGCGATGAAGACGTGCGGCAAAGCCTGGGGTTGCTGCTCTCCACCCGCCCCGGCGAACGCATCATGGCGCCGGAATACGGCTGCGATATTCAGGGCATGGTGTTTGAAGACCTCACCCTTTCCACCCTCACCGATATGAAGACCCGTATTGAACAGGCTATCCTGTTCTTCGAGCCGCGCATCCGGCTACAGGCGATTGTCATCGACAACGATCGGGCCATCGACGGCAAACTATTGATTCATATTGACTACACCCTGATCGCCACCAATACCCGCAGCAACATGGTGTACCCGTTCTATCTGCGCGAAGGCACGCTGGTGGCGAACCCATGA